The segment ctaatattactacttattcatttttttggtgCGTAAAATAATCTTAATGTTTACAGCTTTAGCAGCTAACGTTCCAAAATCGCTGATTGTTGACGATTTTGATCATGATCATTGACGTAATCGCGACTAATGTCATTCTGGGTGAGCGGTGTAAACACTTTGTATTTCGCTTCTGCTTTACACATGCGGTCTAGACGTGCAGGAGACGTCGCTGCGgggtcaagaagaagaagatgacgaCGACGTTCCATCCCAACGGGAGCCCccccacattaaagaggaagtggaggacatGTGGAGCGGTGGGAATGGGGAGCAGCTTCGTGGCGTGGAGGAGACCGGTGTCGCTACGTTGCCGTCGACTGAGCGTGAAGATGATGAAGGTCAGCTTTCAGAGCGTCGTCACCCTCAAAGTGAGGAAAACAGAAGCGGGGGGACAAGCTCAAGTCAACGTGTGAAAACGGAAGGCGACGGACAACACGGTGACAGATCGCAAGCAGGCAGCATTGCTCCACTATCAAATATGGATGATGCGATGGAGTGCGGCTCCAGTGTGAAGCAGGAGGAGCCCCTCCGCATTAAAGTGGAGGATAGGAACGGGGAGCAACTCCAAAGGCTGAAGAAAGACGCTGATGTCCCCACGTTCGCACTCACCgctgaaggtcaaagtgaggagaatttaggtcaacacatgacaacagaagctgACGGAGAATACTGTGAAGATCTACACTCACAAGCGGACAAGGACGCCGCGCCGCACTCTTCTGACGCCCATCACTACACCCAAAAACCTTCAGAGGCGAACAAGAACTCTGAAGGTGATCGGACATATCACGCTGATGGCAAACAATTTAACTGCTCTCATTGTGACAAAAAATTCGCCAAGCGAGCAGGTTTGAAAATTCACACGGTGAAACACAATGGAGAGAAGAGGTCACGTTTGCAAGGTTTGCAGTAAAAGGTTCTCGTCAAAGTCTCGTGTGGAtagacacatgagaacacacacagggctgaaaccttttccctgctcagtgtgtggtaGAAAATTTGCAGAAAAGAGTCACATGACGCGGCACATGAAAAGACACACtgatgagaaacctttttcctgctcggtGTGCGCCAAGCAATTCCGCCAAAAGTCTCACGTGGGCAAGCACATGAGAACACACGCTGCTGAAAACCATTTTGGCTGCTCAAATTGTACAAACAGCTACACCAGTATAAATGACCTCATATCGCACTGGGCTACACACATTGAGGAGAATCCTTCGACCGctagcagctcaagtcaacttTTGCCAAAAGAAGCTGATGGAGAAGGCAGCCAAGGCTCACAAACAGGCAATATTCCTCCACGATCACAAACGGACGACCCGATGGAGTGCGGCTCCAGTGTGAAGCAGGCGGAGCCCCCAcgcatcaaagaggaagagcaaGACGTGTGGAGCAGTCAGAATCGGGAGCAGCGTCGAGGTTTGGAGGAGGTCGGTGTCACTACGTTGCCGTTGACCGGCGTCTTCGTGAAGCTTGAAGAAGATGGAGGTCAGTCCTCACGGCCTCATCACAGCAAAAGTGACAAGAAGTcgagtcaacacatgacaaaagAAGCCGACGCAAAACATGGCACCACGTCACACTCTTCTGACGCCGATCACCACGCCAAAGATCCTTTGGAGACTGATAAGAACTCCGAAGGTGACAACAAACAATTGAACTGCTATCAGTGTGGCAAAACGTTCGCTGACCGAGCAGGTTTGAAAATCCACACGGTCATACACTCTTGCGTTTGCAAGATTTGCGGCAAAAGATTCCCCTCGAAGAGTCACGTGGCGAGGCACACAAGAAGACACACGGGGGTCAAACCTTTTCCCTGCCCAGTGTGCGGGAAAACATTCCATGAAAAATGTGACAtgaaaagacacatgaaaacacacacggaTGGGAAACCTTTTACACGTCCGGTTTGTGCTAAAGGTTTATGTAAAAGATCCTATCTCACGAAACACATGATGAGACACGCTGGGGAGAAGCCTTCGAGTCCACACATGACGACACAAGCTGACAAAAGATGCTCCGTCtgctccaaatgcggcaaagcCTTTGCCCGAAAAGAACTTTTAAAGCAACACATGTcgacacacactggagagaaaccttttgcttgcTCGGTTTGCCATAAAAGGTTCTCCTACAAGCGTTGTTTGAGTAAACACATGGTAAAACACACAGGGGAGACACGCTTTACCTGTTCAGTTTGAGTTCCAAGAAATCTACTGTGGGTTTgcgatgggaaaaaaacaacaacacaagatCACATATGGCTGAGAGAGCTTTTCCctgctatgaaaaaaaaaaaataatctgaaggGAGGTAAATAGGGCCCCGGtccccattccccccccccggccatatatttatcagttctaaagagTCTTCTTTTCCCCACTGACTGTTTTTGGATCCTTGCTCCACAATTGCTTTTCGCGCGTTGCTGTTTTATagaacaattgtgacgtttgttgtcttttgatgacatactgtaagtgAGCACTCTCATCGAATACGTATCTTATTTAGATTCACATATGAAGTAAGCCTGGCTTtagatttggggaaaaaattggaatagtagtgttcacattgacatgaaaaaatcagATGCACGTCacaatgggtaaaaaaaaataaaaatctgaagtaGACCTGAAGTGTGAAGCTAGCTGAGGCGGGAGTATTCGTAAATTACGGGGGATAATTTTCCCGATAAATttgcaaatatgtgaatttgCATATTGGCAAAGCGCAAATACGTGGGGGTCCATTCTACAGTGGAACGTCGCTTTTTGTGATTAAGCCAGTCCACAAAGTCGGACGAAAACCTACTCTGATAAAAGCCAAAGCAATAGTTCCCATCGGAAGCAATGTAAATTCAGTGAATCCGTTCCAGACACCCCAAAATATCAACAAAACTGGGGGATTTGAGCGAAAATAATGGTCGAAAACTGAAtcgtaatgtttttttgtagaaaGTGTCCAGctgcatcatttttttaaatgcaaaaaatactttttaaaaactttgtactttctgtttttcatttcctttttggaTTGTTTGTAAATGCCCTCCATGTAGATGACCTAAATGACTCAAAATTTGCAGAGATCCACGGACCTGGATTGATATCTGCTATGGTTTACAGACAACGCGGTTCTTTACATTAATGGGAGATTTaatatttgaataattaaaGATCTTAGATTTCCTATTTCTTTTATCCATTCATGTTACCCTTCAAAActcaaataaatggaaaatgattttgtttgctTGTCTCAATTATTGTCATCTTTCTTGTATTCTTTATGCTTGTCTTTAATTGGCCTCTTTCTCTCTCaaagtttttacattttcctgtTTTCCATAACAAAGAGTTCGATTTCATCCAGCGTGTCCTCCTCAGCCCACATCCAGCATCCCCACAAAAAGATTTATAGCTAAACTTAAACACGCAGTACTCCATGTCAGATATTTAAATAGCaaattatttataattgttATTGCTTACAATCcttgatttcatattttaacaGATCTTAAGGAAGTGGAGCAGAGTTATAAAAGCCTGCTTCGCCATGATCATTTGTTCAGACTTTAGGGACTGATGAAAGACCTCTATCTGAAGGCAAGGCAGCTTTAGGTAACTCAATgtcctttacatgattaaaagtacaatatttaaaaGCATTTATAAACAAAGGGAAAAGGTCTTTTACATTTTGGAATCTGGGTTGGTCACTggtgaaaataaaatctgatcAATGTATTGGACTAAAACCATCTATTACtagatttaaaaacagtaatcaaataaaaaacattatttttgttattattattattaccagaAAATAAAACCCATTGAGACCAAGGT is part of the Phyllopteryx taeniolatus isolate TA_2022b chromosome 7, UOR_Ptae_1.2, whole genome shotgun sequence genome and harbors:
- the LOC133481327 gene encoding uncharacterized protein LOC133481327 is translated as MCKVRNVRAMLKQILNVAAEEIFQVFERTVEEYEEELCRSKEENERRQRKLLDALLKPRVPLHTTDVQETSLRGQEEEDDDDVPSQREPPHIKEEVEDMWSGGNGEQLRGVEETGVATLPSTEREDDEGQLSERRHPQSEENRSGGTSSSQRVKTEGDGQHGDRSQAGSIAPLSNMDDAMECGSSVKQEEPLRIKVEDRNGEQLQRLKKDADVPTFALTAEGQSEENLGQHMTTEADGEYCEDLHSQADKDAAPHSSDAHHYTQKPSEANKNSEGDRTYHADGKQFNCSHCDKKFAKRAGLKIHTVKHNGEKRSRLQGLQ